One region of Polaribacter pectinis genomic DNA includes:
- the bcp gene encoding thioredoxin-dependent thiol peroxidase, whose translation MTTLKIGDKAPQFEAKDNAGNTIKLEDYSGKKLVLFFYPKASTPGCTNEACDLRDNYQSFLAKGYDVLGASADSAKRQQNWIDKHELPFPLLADEDKAVIGAFGVWGPKKFMGKEYDGIHRTTFVIDENGVIEDIILKVKTKAHAEQILG comes from the coding sequence ATGACAACTCTAAAAATAGGAGATAAGGCTCCACAATTTGAAGCAAAAGATAATGCTGGAAATACAATTAAACTTGAAGATTATTCAGGTAAAAAGTTAGTTTTATTCTTTTATCCTAAAGCAAGCACACCTGGTTGTACTAATGAAGCTTGTGATTTAAGAGACAATTATCAATCTTTTTTAGCAAAAGGATATGATGTTTTAGGAGCAAGTGCAGATTCTGCAAAAAGACAACAAAATTGGATTGATAAACATGAATTACCTTTTCCGCTTTTAGCAGATGAAGACAAAGCTGTAATTGGAGCTTTTGGAGTTTGGGGTCCAAAGAAATTTATGGGAAAAGAATATGATGGAATTCACAGAACTACATTTGTTATCGACGAAAATGGAGTTATTGAAGACATCATTTTAAAAGTAAAAACCAAAGCACACGCAGAACAAATTTTAGGATAA
- a CDS encoding TonB-dependent receptor, producing MKNILLLLFFLPLLAFAQKTTILKGTVKNKNKEPIENVSVTYKKTGTTTDKNGNYSIRIPFKEEITIIYTHISYKTVVKKLIARNRNGFSFSPIMSSKTEKIKEVVIKNNKKNAEGIKKIDIAIVKNTVGPNAGVENTLMTLPGVNNNNELSTQYNVRGGNFDENLVYINGIEIYRPFLIRSGQQEGLSFINSNMVQNINFSAGGFQAKYGDKLSSVLDITYRKPKELATTIDASLLGGSVTFENQFLDKKLSTITGLRYRDNSLFVNSKQIETNFRPKFTDFQTFLSYEFSENLTLNFLGNFSLNNYNYTPISRRTRFGTVADPLELTVFYSGQEQDKYLTTFGALSLDFKANDRLSFTGTTSRYNTQEEEHFDIAAAYRLGEVDANIGSDNFGDVEFTQGIGSQLNHARNDLDALITNFQIRGKYKKERQELSFGIKYQKEDIRDRIREWEVIDSLGFSIRPPNSIGNNQPYQPFEGPITPFQNIRADNNVVINRLSGFVQFNERMFWNDNEVWYNVGVRAQNWTVKANGTTSKNQTIISPRAQFAIKPNWKEDMLFRVSGGWYSQPPSYRELRDYNGNINENVKAQKSIHLVAGMDYSFTMWERPFKLTTEMYYKDLSNVNAYSVDNVRIRYRADNVTTAYAHGIDLRLNGEFVPGSESWVSLGYLKTEENINHRGNIARPSDQRLKFGILFQDYVPNLPNLKAYLNLVYNTGVPGGAPAYADVYQFQERLRDYKRADLGISYVFTDANKQYKTGFLSSFKELTAGLELFNMFDIQNAITNTWVRDVYSKTQFGIPNFMTGRVLNFKVSMKF from the coding sequence GTGAAAAACATCTTACTTCTTTTATTCTTCTTACCTCTTTTGGCTTTTGCTCAAAAGACTACAATCCTTAAAGGGACTGTGAAAAACAAAAATAAAGAGCCCATAGAAAATGTTTCTGTTACATATAAAAAGACCGGAACAACTACTGACAAAAACGGAAATTATAGCATAAGAATTCCTTTTAAAGAAGAAATTACCATAATTTATACTCACATCTCTTACAAAACAGTTGTAAAAAAACTAATTGCAAGAAACAGAAATGGTTTTAGCTTCTCTCCTATTATGTCTTCAAAAACAGAAAAAATTAAAGAAGTCGTTATAAAGAATAACAAAAAAAATGCTGAAGGAATAAAAAAAATAGACATTGCTATAGTTAAGAATACAGTTGGTCCAAATGCTGGTGTAGAAAATACTTTAATGACTTTACCAGGCGTAAATAATAATAATGAATTAAGTACACAATATAATGTTAGAGGTGGTAATTTTGATGAAAACCTAGTTTATATAAACGGAATTGAAATTTACAGACCTTTTTTAATTAGATCTGGTCAGCAAGAAGGTTTAAGTTTTATAAACTCTAATATGGTGCAAAACATTAATTTTTCTGCAGGTGGATTTCAAGCTAAATATGGAGATAAATTATCGTCAGTTTTAGATATAACTTACAGAAAACCTAAAGAATTAGCAACAACAATTGATGCTAGTTTATTAGGTGGAAGTGTAACATTCGAGAATCAGTTTTTAGATAAAAAATTAAGCACAATTACAGGTTTAAGATACAGAGATAATAGTCTTTTTGTGAATAGTAAACAAATAGAGACTAATTTCAGGCCGAAGTTTACAGATTTCCAAACGTTTTTATCTTATGAGTTTTCAGAAAATTTGACTTTAAATTTTTTAGGTAATTTCTCTCTAAACAATTACAACTATACACCTATTTCTAGAAGAACTCGTTTTGGAACAGTGGCAGATCCTTTAGAATTAACTGTTTTTTATAGCGGCCAAGAACAAGATAAATACCTTACAACTTTTGGTGCTTTATCTTTAGATTTTAAAGCTAATGATAGACTTTCGTTTACAGGAACAACGTCTAGATACAATACGCAAGAAGAAGAACATTTCGATATTGCTGCAGCTTATAGATTAGGTGAAGTAGATGCAAATATTGGTTCAGATAATTTTGGTGATGTAGAATTTACACAAGGAATTGGCTCACAATTAAATCATGCACGTAATGATTTAGATGCTTTAATTACAAATTTTCAAATTAGAGGAAAATATAAAAAAGAAAGACAAGAATTATCTTTCGGTATTAAATATCAAAAAGAAGATATTAGAGATAGAATTAGAGAATGGGAAGTAATAGATTCTCTTGGTTTTTCTATTCGTCCACCAAATAGTATTGGTAACAACCAACCCTACCAACCTTTTGAAGGACCAATTACACCATTTCAAAATATTAGAGCAGACAATAATGTTGTTATAAACCGTTTATCTGGCTTTGTTCAATTTAATGAACGTATGTTTTGGAACGATAATGAAGTTTGGTATAACGTTGGTGTTAGAGCACAAAACTGGACAGTAAAAGCAAATGGTACAACATCTAAAAATCAAACAATTATTAGTCCAAGAGCTCAATTTGCCATCAAACCAAATTGGAAAGAAGACATGCTATTTAGAGTTTCTGGTGGTTGGTATTCTCAACCTCCTTCTTACAGAGAGTTAAGAGATTACAATGGTAATATTAATGAAAATGTAAAAGCACAAAAATCTATTCATTTAGTAGCTGGAATGGATTATAGTTTTACAATGTGGGAAAGACCATTTAAACTTACCACAGAAATGTATTATAAGGATTTATCAAATGTAAACGCGTATTCAGTAGACAATGTAAGAATTAGATATAGAGCTGATAATGTTACAACTGCTTACGCCCACGGTATCGATTTAAGATTGAATGGGGAATTTGTTCCTGGAAGCGAAAGTTGGGTAAGTTTAGGTTATTTAAAGACAGAGGAAAATATAAATCATCGAGGAAATATTGCAAGACCTTCTGACCAACGTTTAAAATTCGGAATTCTTTTTCAAGATTATGTACCTAATTTACCAAACTTAAAAGCGTATTTAAACTTGGTTTATAATACAGGAGTTCCTGGTGGAGCACCTGCCTATGCAGATGTATATCAATTTCAAGAACGATTAAGAGATTATAAGCGCGCAGATTTAGGTATTTCTTATGTTTTTACAGACGCAAACAAACAATATAAAACAGGTTTTTTATCTAGTTTTAAAGAATTAACTGCAGGTTTAGAACTTTTTAATATGTTCGATATTCAGAATGCAATTACTAATACTTGGGTAAGAGATGTGTATTCTAAAACGCAATTTGGTATTCCAAATTTTATGACTGGTAGAGTTTTAAATTTTAAAGTTAGCATGAAGTTTTAA
- a CDS encoding M23 family metallopeptidase, translating to MKHFTLLILLLVSLSFFSQEEYPKDYFRNPLDIPIVLGGTFGELRSNHFHAGIDIKTQGREGLKVYAVADGYVSRIKVQQFGYGKAIYITHPNGFTSVYGHLSKFADAIEKYVKAVQYKKENYQTGNLYFKEYQFPVKKGELVAFSGDTGGSGGPHLHFEIRNTASENIINPLLFGFKVADSKSPTIQGVKAYSLSTDARINQQNKSFSIPIKNMGNGKYSADRISASGTIGFGVSVFDRLDKATNKNGIYSLEMLVNEKRFYYIDVETFSFSESKFINLHVDYEYYKKYKRRYQKTYKETADKLSMYKNLINNGKINIKPGLNYTVKIIAKDFEGNVSSIKIPVVGKESNTIFKKQKDTTAYKIIAKKFQRFSKENVTIAFPKNTFYEDIYLDFKVENGIAKIHTPTIPLDKSFTLTFNVSNYSEAEKQQLYIANLEYVKYPRYQFTRKKDSTFFTTTKSLGNYKLLSDKIKPKASILYFKDNQWISNLKTIKVKISDIGSGIKNWRATIDNEWILMQYNHKKKILTYNFSDKKLVGSKHIFKIVVSDNVGNTKELSRTFYKKQVN from the coding sequence TTGAAACACTTTACTCTACTGATACTTCTTTTAGTATCTTTATCATTTTTTTCTCAAGAAGAATACCCAAAAGACTATTTTAGAAATCCATTAGATATACCAATTGTATTAGGTGGAACTTTTGGCGAATTAAGAAGTAATCATTTTCATGCTGGTATAGACATAAAAACTCAAGGAAGAGAAGGTTTAAAAGTTTATGCAGTTGCAGATGGTTATGTTTCTAGAATAAAAGTACAACAATTTGGTTATGGAAAAGCTATTTATATTACACACCCAAATGGTTTCACTTCTGTTTATGGCCATTTAAGCAAATTTGCAGATGCAATTGAAAAATATGTAAAAGCCGTTCAGTACAAGAAAGAAAATTACCAAACTGGAAATTTATATTTTAAGGAATATCAATTTCCTGTTAAAAAAGGAGAACTAGTTGCTTTTTCTGGTGATACTGGTGGTTCTGGAGGACCTCACTTACATTTTGAAATTAGAAACACAGCTTCAGAAAATATTATTAATCCGCTTTTGTTCGGATTCAAAGTCGCAGATTCTAAATCACCTACAATACAAGGTGTAAAAGCTTATTCTTTAAGTACGGACGCTAGAATTAATCAACAAAATAAAAGTTTTTCAATTCCTATTAAAAATATGGGAAATGGAAAATACAGTGCAGATAGAATTTCTGCAAGTGGTACTATTGGTTTTGGAGTAAGTGTTTTTGATAGATTAGACAAAGCAACTAATAAAAATGGTATTTACAGTTTAGAAATGTTAGTTAATGAAAAACGTTTCTATTATATAGATGTTGAAACTTTTTCTTTTTCCGAAAGTAAATTTATTAATCTACATGTAGATTATGAGTATTATAAGAAGTACAAAAGACGTTACCAAAAAACATACAAAGAAACTGCTGATAAACTTTCTATGTATAAAAATTTAATTAATAATGGAAAAATAAATATTAAACCAGGATTAAATTATACTGTAAAAATTATAGCAAAAGATTTTGAAGGAAATGTAAGTTCCATTAAAATTCCTGTTGTAGGTAAAGAAAGTAATACTATTTTTAAAAAGCAGAAAGACACTACAGCATATAAAATTATAGCTAAAAAATTTCAACGATTTTCTAAAGAGAATGTTACAATTGCATTTCCAAAGAACACTTTTTATGAGGATATATATTTAGACTTTAAAGTTGAAAACGGAATTGCTAAAATTCATACACCTACAATTCCATTAGACAAAAGCTTTACACTTACTTTTAATGTTTCTAATTATTCTGAAGCCGAAAAACAACAATTATACATAGCAAATTTAGAATATGTTAAATACCCAAGATATCAATTCACAAGAAAAAAAGATAGTACTTTTTTTACTACAACTAAATCTTTAGGAAACTATAAATTGCTTTCTGATAAAATAAAACCCAAAGCAAGTATTCTATATTTTAAAGACAATCAGTGGATTTCTAATCTAAAAACCATTAAAGTAAAAATTTCTGATATTGGTTCTGGAATAAAAAATTGGAGAGCAACAATAGACAATGAATGGATTTTAATGCAGTACAATCATAAAAAAAAGATACTAACTTATAATTTTAGTGATAAAAAATTGGTTGGTAGCAAACATATCTTTAAAATTGTAGTCTCGGACAATGTTGGAAATACCAAAGAACTTTCTAGAACGTTCTATAAAAAACAAGTAAACTAA
- a CDS encoding cell division protein ZapA encodes MGKLKINIVIAGRTYPLSVNNTKEEEGMRKAASAINKLISMYERNYAVSDKQDVLAMCALQFASKMEISSIEKDSTNAEAIEKLTALTNLVNSHLK; translated from the coding sequence GTGGGAAAACTAAAAATTAATATTGTTATAGCTGGTAGAACATATCCTTTAAGTGTAAATAACACCAAAGAAGAAGAAGGTATGCGTAAAGCCGCAAGTGCTATTAATAAGTTAATTTCTATGTATGAGCGAAATTATGCAGTTAGCGACAAACAAGATGTTTTAGCTATGTGTGCATTGCAATTTGCATCCAAAATGGAAATATCATCTATAGAAAAAGATTCTACAAATGCTGAAGCAATAGAAAAATTAACAGCGTTAACCAATTTGGTAAACTCTCATTTAAAATAA
- the rny gene encoding ribonuclease Y — translation MEGILLPAIVGVLIGIAVGFIIAKAMEKSKGKKLLNGTRKEAASILKEAKIDAESIKKEKILQAKEKFIELKSEHEKVILSREKKISDVEKRIRDRESQVASEVDKNKKLNKSLEQKEKDYDFKLDFLENKESELEVMHKRHVDMLEQISGLSADEAKKELVTSLKDEAKTEAMAFVQTSIEEAKLTAEQEARKVVLGTIQRVGVEQAVENCVSVFNLESDDVKGRIIGREGRNIRALEAATGVEIIVDDTPDAIILSCFDPIRREIARLSLHKLVTDGRIHPARIEEVVGKTEKQITQEIIEVGKRTVIDLGIHGLHPELVKAVGRMKYRSSYGQNLLQHSREVANLCGIMAAEMGLNSKVAKRAGLLHDIGKVPNEESELPHALLGMQWAEKYGEKPDVCNAIGAHHDEIEMKTLISPIVQVCDAISGARPGARRQVLDSYIQRLKDLEAIAFGFTGVQKAYAIQAGRELRVMVESTKVNDTKAAELSFSISQKIQNDMTYPGQVKVTVIRETRAVNVAK, via the coding sequence ATGGAAGGAATACTACTACCCGCTATTGTGGGAGTTTTAATAGGAATTGCAGTTGGTTTTATCATTGCAAAAGCTATGGAAAAATCAAAAGGTAAAAAATTACTTAATGGTACAAGAAAAGAAGCTGCTTCTATTCTAAAAGAAGCTAAAATTGATGCAGAATCAATTAAAAAAGAAAAAATACTACAAGCAAAAGAGAAATTTATAGAGCTTAAATCGGAACACGAAAAAGTAATCTTATCTAGAGAAAAGAAAATTTCTGACGTAGAAAAACGTATTAGAGATAGAGAATCTCAAGTGGCATCTGAAGTAGATAAAAATAAAAAACTGAATAAGTCTTTAGAGCAAAAAGAGAAAGACTACGATTTTAAGTTAGATTTTTTAGAGAATAAAGAAAGTGAGTTAGAAGTAATGCACAAACGTCATGTAGATATGTTAGAGCAAATCTCTGGGCTTTCTGCAGATGAAGCAAAGAAAGAATTAGTTACTTCATTAAAAGACGAAGCAAAAACAGAAGCAATGGCTTTTGTTCAAACATCTATAGAAGAAGCAAAATTAACAGCAGAACAAGAAGCTAGAAAAGTAGTTTTAGGTACTATACAAAGAGTTGGTGTAGAACAAGCTGTAGAAAACTGTGTATCTGTCTTTAACTTAGAATCAGATGATGTTAAAGGAAGAATTATTGGTAGAGAAGGGCGTAATATTAGAGCTTTAGAAGCTGCAACAGGTGTAGAAATTATTGTAGATGACACACCAGATGCAATTATACTTTCTTGTTTCGATCCAATTAGAAGAGAAATAGCACGTTTATCTTTACATAAATTGGTTACAGATGGTAGAATTCACCCAGCAAGAATTGAAGAAGTTGTTGGTAAAACAGAAAAACAAATTACTCAAGAAATTATAGAAGTTGGTAAAAGAACAGTAATCGATTTAGGAATTCATGGTTTACATCCAGAATTAGTAAAAGCGGTTGGTAGAATGAAGTACAGATCTTCTTACGGACAAAATTTATTGCAACACTCTAGAGAAGTTGCTAATTTATGTGGAATTATGGCTGCAGAAATGGGGTTAAATTCTAAAGTAGCAAAACGTGCAGGTTTATTACACGATATTGGTAAAGTACCAAATGAAGAAAGTGAGTTACCTCACGCTTTATTAGGAATGCAATGGGCAGAAAAATATGGTGAAAAACCAGATGTTTGTAATGCTATTGGAGCTCACCATGATGAGATTGAAATGAAAACATTAATTTCTCCTATCGTTCAAGTTTGTGATGCAATTTCAGGAGCAAGACCAGGAGCAAGACGTCAAGTTTTAGATTCTTACATACAACGTTTAAAAGATTTAGAAGCAATCGCTTTTGGCTTTACAGGAGTTCAAAAAGCTTACGCAATACAAGCAGGACGTGAGTTACGTGTAATGGTAGAAAGCACGAAAGTTAACGACACCAAAGCAGCAGAATTATCATTTAGTATTTCACAAAAAATACAAAATGATATGACGTATCCAGGTCAAGTAAAAGTGACTGTAATTAGAGAAACAAGAGCAGTAAACGTAGCAAAATAG
- the xerD gene encoding site-specific tyrosine recombinase XerD: MKWQNAIKDYQLFLRIERGLSKNTIDSYSRDLKKLENFLSVNEINYSPISIDEITIQQFVYEIAKAVNPRSQARIISGLRSFFDYLIFEDYRKTNPTDLIEAPKIGRKLPDTLSEDEIDSLISAIDLSHPQGERNRTILETMYSCGLRVSELINLKISDLFFEEGFIRVTGKGNKQRYVPIHFNAQKYISIYMNNIRSYIQPKKGFEDTLYLNRRGKGLTRQMIFMILKDLAIKIDLNKKISPHTLRHSFATHLLKNGADLRAIQQMLGHESITTTEVYVHVDKSYLKEVVDTYHPRK, encoded by the coding sequence ATGAAATGGCAAAACGCAATTAAAGACTATCAACTTTTTTTAAGAATAGAAAGAGGCTTGTCTAAAAACACAATAGATAGTTATTCTAGAGATTTAAAAAAGTTAGAAAACTTTTTATCTGTAAACGAAATAAACTACTCTCCTATTTCTATTGATGAAATTACAATTCAACAGTTTGTTTATGAAATAGCGAAAGCGGTTAACCCAAGAAGTCAGGCAAGAATAATTTCTGGTTTGCGTAGTTTTTTCGATTATTTAATTTTTGAAGATTATAGAAAAACAAATCCTACTGATTTAATTGAAGCTCCAAAAATTGGAAGAAAATTGCCAGATACTTTATCTGAAGATGAAATTGACAGCTTAATTTCTGCAATCGATTTAAGTCATCCTCAAGGAGAAAGAAACAGAACTATTTTAGAGACGATGTATAGTTGTGGTTTACGAGTTAGTGAACTTATTAATTTAAAAATTTCTGATTTATTTTTTGAAGAAGGTTTTATTAGAGTTACTGGTAAAGGAAACAAACAAAGATATGTTCCTATTCATTTTAATGCTCAAAAATATATTTCTATTTACATGAATAATATACGAAGTTATATTCAACCCAAAAAAGGTTTTGAAGATACATTGTATTTGAATAGAAGAGGAAAAGGATTGACACGCCAAATGATTTTTATGATTTTAAAAGATTTGGCAATTAAAATTGATTTGAATAAGAAGATTAGCCCACATACGTTACGCCATTCTTTTGCTACCCATTTGTTAAAAAACGGAGCAGATTTAAGAGCAATACAACAAATGTTGGGTCATGAAAGTATTACAACAACAGAAGTTTATGTACATGTAGATAAAAGTTATTTAAAAGAAGTTGTAGACACTTATCATCCTAGAAAATAA
- a CDS encoding TM2 domain-containing protein — MKKSLTIYTFLFAFLAFSFNSHASFPVKKKTEKVEVIKNNKVEKNEVTTFATVASSGKSQVTALLLSLFLGGLGVDRFYLGYTLLGVLKLITLGGFGIWYIIDLVMIITGDLQPKNGSYSKTL; from the coding sequence ATGAAGAAATCACTAACTATTTACACATTCTTATTTGCTTTTTTAGCATTTTCTTTTAATTCTCACGCTTCTTTTCCTGTAAAAAAGAAAACAGAAAAGGTAGAAGTTATTAAAAACAACAAAGTTGAAAAAAATGAAGTTACAACATTTGCTACTGTTGCCAGTTCAGGTAAAAGTCAAGTTACTGCTTTATTATTATCTCTATTTTTAGGAGGTTTAGGAGTAGATAGATTTTATTTAGGATACACTTTACTTGGTGTTCTTAAATTAATTACTCTTGGAGGTTTTGGTATTTGGTATATTATAGATCTTGTTATGATTATAACTGGAGATTTACAACCAAAAAACGGAAGCTACTCTAAAACATTATAA
- the aroQ gene encoding type II 3-dehydroquinate dehydratase, translating into MKLIIINGPNLNLLGKREPEIYGSSTFEDYFRELQLKFKTVELSYFQSNIEGEIIDKLHEVGFSFDGIILNAAAYTHTSVGIGDAVKGIETPVVEIHISNIHAREDFRHKSYIAANAKGVLFGFGLKGYELAIESFL; encoded by the coding sequence ATGAAGCTTATAATTATAAACGGACCCAACCTAAATTTATTAGGAAAAAGAGAACCAGAAATTTATGGTTCTAGTACTTTTGAAGATTATTTTAGAGAATTACAATTAAAGTTTAAAACAGTAGAATTATCTTATTTTCAGTCTAATATAGAAGGAGAAATTATAGATAAATTACACGAAGTTGGTTTTAGTTTTGATGGAATAATCTTAAACGCAGCTGCTTATACACACACTTCAGTTGGTATTGGTGATGCTGTTAAAGGGATAGAAACTCCTGTTGTAGAAATTCATATTTCTAACATTCATGCCAGAGAAGATTTTAGGCATAAAAGTTATATTGCTGCAAATGCAAAAGGAGTATTATTTGGTTTCGGGTTAAAAGGTTATGAATTAGCTATTGAAAGTTTTTTATAA